CGGGTCGGGGAGGCCGCTGGGTGGGCGTTCTCGGCGCTCTACGACTGGCTTAGGTTAGCCTGGCCTTCTTTCGATCGAAGGAGTCTCGTGGCCGGGTTTCAGATGGTCAAGCCGTCCGTGGTGCAGGTCATCGCCGCCGAGGTGGTGAGGTCGCGGCGGGTCAGCCCGTCGATCGTGCGCGTCACCGTCGGGGGCGAGGGTATCGCGCAGTTCGACCCCATGGGGTTCGACCAGTGGTTCCGCCTCTTCCTGCCGCGAGAGGACCAGGAGTCCCTGCGCCTGCCCACGGCCACGTCGGGGCTCTGGTACGTGCAGTACCTCGCGACTCCCAGGGCGCGGCGGCCCTGGGTCCGCAACTACACCGTCCGGGACGTGCGTCCCGCCGAGCGCGAGCTCGACATCGACTTCGTCGCGCACGAGGACGGAGGCCCCGCGTCGGCGTTCGCGCTCGGTGCGAGCGCGGGCCACCCCGTCGGGATCCTCGACCAGGGTGTCGGCTACAACCCGCGCGCCCCGCACGACTGGACGCTGCTCGTCGCGGACGAGACGGGTCTGCCCGCGGTCGCGGGCATCTGCGCCTCGCTGCCCGACGACGCGCGCGGGCTCGCGATCGTCGAGCTCCCGCTCGCGGCCGACGCCCAGGACTTCCGTGTCCCGGCCGGGGTCGAGCTCCGGTGGGTCGCGCGCGACGAGTGCGGCGGCGACCCGCACCAGGTCCCCGGGCGTCTGGCGCTCGACGCGCTGACCAGGGCCGACCTGCCGCCCGGGGAGGTCTACGCCTACGTCGTGGGGGAGTCGGGCCTGGTCACCGGGGCGCGACGGCACCTCGTGAACGAGCGCGGCGTCCCCAAGGCCGACGTCGACTTCATCGGGTACTGGCGGCACGGGCGCGCAGCGGCCTGACCTACGCGGTCTCGTCCTGCTCCGAGCGCCCGGAGGGAGCGCCGAACGCCACGTACACCGCGGCGATGTCGTCGCCCCCGTGCCCGCGCGCGGCCGCGCTCGCGTACAGGTTCGACAGTGCGTCGAGCAGCGCGGGGTCCAGCCCGGCGTTCTCGGCGGCTTCCGAGATGAGCCCGATGTCCTTGCGCAGCCCGTCGAGCGCGAACTGCGGGGTGAAGACGCCCGTGAGCATCTCGGTGCCCTTGAGGTGGGCGTAGGGGGAGTCGGAGGCGCCGTCGGCGATGGCGTCGAGGAACAGGTGCGGGTCGATGCCCTCGGCGCGGGCGAGCGCGATCGACTGGGCCGTCGCGGCCGTGATCGCCGCGAGCCAGGCGTTGCACGCGAGCTTGAGGGCCGTGCCCTGTCCCACCTCGGTGCCGGCGACCACGACCTTCGCGGAGATCGCGTCGAGCACGGGGGAGATCCCGGCCAGGACGTCGGGGTCGCCGGCGGCGAGCACCGTGAGCTGTCCGTCCTCCGCCGGCTGCCTGGTGCCGAGCAGGTTGGCCTCGACGAGGGTCACGCCGAGCTGCCGGGCGCGCTCGACGATCCGGGCCGTGCCCTCGCGCCCGACGGTCGACGCCTGGACCCACACCCCGCCCGTGCCGACCGAGGGGCCCGCCGTGTCGAGCACGTCGAGGACGGCGGCGCCGTCGAACAGCACGCTCAGGACGACATCGGCCCCGTGCACGGCTTGCGCCGAGGTCGGGGCGACGCGCGCCCCGGCGTCGGCGAGCGGCGCCGCACGCGACGCGGTCCTGTTCCACACCGTGACCTCGAAGCCCGCCCGCAGCAGCGAGTGCGCCACCCCGGTGCCCATGGTGCCGGTGCCGAGCACCGTCACGGTCGGCAGGTCGCCCGGCAGGCCGTCTCCAGATGCTCGTGTCGCGTCGTCCGGTCCGGGCCGGACGGGGGGCTGGGGAGCGGGGACGGTCATGGGGCACCTCACGTCGGACGGGACCTGACTCTCTCGACCCTAGGTGCGCGCCGCCGTCGTGCAACGTGGGACACGGCCCGACGGCGGAGCGCACCCCGGGCGCGCGCGTCGCCCGATGCTGCTCAGGACGCGTGCCGGAACGTCTGCCGGTAGTCCGTGGGCGGGACGCCGACCGCGCGGCGGAAGTGGTGCCGCAGCAGCGCGGCCGACCCGAACCCGCACAGCCGCGCGATCTCCTCGAGGTCGAGGCCCGACTCCTCGAGCAGGGTCCGGGCGTGGTGCACGCGCTGGGTCGCGAGCCACTGCATGGGAGTGGTGCCCGTCTCGGCGACGAACGTGCGCGCGAACGTGCGCGTCGACAGGTGTGCGCGCCGCGCGAGGTCCTCGACGGTCTGAGGCTCGTCGAGGTGATCGCTCATCCAGGCGAGCACCTCGCGGATGCTCTGCTCCTCGCACACCGGCACGGGGCGGTCGATGTACTGGCGCTGCCCGCCGTCGCGCTGGGGCGGGACGACCATGCGGCGCGCGATCGCGTTGGCCGCCGCGCTGCCGAACTCCTTGCGCACGATGTGCAGGCACGCGTCGATCCCGGCGGCCGTCCCTGCGCTCGTGATGATGTCGCCGTCGTCGACGAACAGGACGTCCGGGTCCACGTCGACCTGCGGGAACCGCGACGTGAGGTCCTCCGCGTGGCGCCAGTGCGTCGTGATGCGGCGCCCGTCGACGAGCCCCGCCGCGGCGAGCAGGAACGCGCCCGAGCAGACGCTCAGCAGGACCGCGCCGCGGGCGTGGGCCGCGCGCAGGGCGTCGACGATCTCGGGCGGGTACTCGTCGCGGATCGTGAGCGCGGGGATCGCGACCAGGTCGGCGTCCTCGAGCGCGTCGAGCCCGTGGTCAGGGACCAGGGAGGCACCCATGCTGGTACGGACGGGCGCTCCCGCGACCGGGCCACAGACGCGGAAGTCGACCCGGGGGACGCCGTCGTCCGTGCGGTCGAGGCCGAACACCTCGCACACGACGCCGAACTCGAACGGGGCCAGTCCGTCGGCGACGACGGCCGCCACTGTGCGCAACATCCTTCGACGCTACGCCCGTGGCAGGATCTTGTCGACACCTG
This region of Oerskovia jenensis genomic DNA includes:
- a CDS encoding siderophore-interacting protein gives rise to the protein MAGFQMVKPSVVQVIAAEVVRSRRVSPSIVRVTVGGEGIAQFDPMGFDQWFRLFLPREDQESLRLPTATSGLWYVQYLATPRARRPWVRNYTVRDVRPAERELDIDFVAHEDGGPASAFALGASAGHPVGILDQGVGYNPRAPHDWTLLVADETGLPAVAGICASLPDDARGLAIVELPLAADAQDFRVPAGVELRWVARDECGGDPHQVPGRLALDALTRADLPPGEVYAYVVGESGLVTGARRHLVNERGVPKADVDFIGYWRHGRAAA
- a CDS encoding NAD(P)-dependent oxidoreductase; this translates as MTVPAPQPPVRPGPDDATRASGDGLPGDLPTVTVLGTGTMGTGVAHSLLRAGFEVTVWNRTASRAAPLADAGARVAPTSAQAVHGADVVLSVLFDGAAVLDVLDTAGPSVGTGGVWVQASTVGREGTARIVERARQLGVTLVEANLLGTRQPAEDGQLTVLAAGDPDVLAGISPVLDAISAKVVVAGTEVGQGTALKLACNAWLAAITAATAQSIALARAEGIDPHLFLDAIADGASDSPYAHLKGTEMLTGVFTPQFALDGLRKDIGLISEAAENAGLDPALLDALSNLYASAAARGHGGDDIAAVYVAFGAPSGRSEQDETA
- a CDS encoding helix-turn-helix domain-containing protein, giving the protein MLRTVAAVVADGLAPFEFGVVCEVFGLDRTDDGVPRVDFRVCGPVAGAPVRTSMGASLVPDHGLDALEDADLVAIPALTIRDEYPPEIVDALRAAHARGAVLLSVCSGAFLLAAAGLVDGRRITTHWRHAEDLTSRFPQVDVDPDVLFVDDGDIITSAGTAAGIDACLHIVRKEFGSAAANAIARRMVVPPQRDGGQRQYIDRPVPVCEEQSIREVLAWMSDHLDEPQTVEDLARRAHLSTRTFARTFVAETGTTPMQWLATQRVHHARTLLEESGLDLEEIARLCGFGSAALLRHHFRRAVGVPPTDYRQTFRHAS